The Prochlorococcus sp. MIT 0801 genomic sequence TAAAATTTTGAATATTTCAATATTAGTTGAAAAAATATTTATTAGATCATTTCTAATAGTTACCTTTTTTGTACTTCAATCATGCTCAAATACTCTAATTGGTGAAAAATTGGAAAGTAGTTTTGATATCATAGAAAGCCCAAAAACTTCAGAAAAAACTAATAATAAGCCAAAAAAAACTAAGGAAAAAACAAAAATAAAATCAATAATAAAAGATGATAAGAAAGAAAATAAAAATATTTTTGATAATATTGTCAAAGAAAATTCAATATCTAATAAAGATAGACTTAGTAAAAAATCAATAAAGCCAAAAAAGAAGACTATTTTTAATCCACAACCATACAGAATAATTTTAAGATTATCAGGTGCAAATCCCTCTGCACCTGCGGAGACTGTTACTGAGGCTCTAAGAACAGCAGGTGTCCAGTTTGAGGTGGAGAAGATCGAACGTTTTGATGAGGAGAAATTGTTAAAGGATCCATCTTTTAAAAGATAATCATTTTGACCTTAGATAATAAAAAGTTTGTAAAAGATAGGTCTCTTTATAGAGGTCCTCTAAGTAAGAGACAAGCTTTAAAAATCGTTGAGTCCTCTTATCTTGCAGCTGCAACAGCTTTAATTTGGATAGCTCTTTATTATTTACCTATTGGTGGAGCTTTTTTTCGTCTTGCTTTACCATTGCCATTGGCTCTTCTTCAAATTCGCAGAGGTGTCAAAACAGGTATTGAGGGAGTGACAATATGCGTAATGCTATTAACTGCTCTGATGGGTCCGCTAAGAGGACCTTTGGTGGTTTTCCCTTATGGATTGCTCTCCTTATGGTTAGGATATTGTTGGGGAAAGGGATGGAATTGGTGGTTAAGTTGGAGTGTTGGGGTCTCAATAGGAACTATGGGTTTTCTTGTCAGAGTTTTCGTCTTGTCTCTGTTGGTTGGTGAGAATTTATGGGTTATTCTTACTCGTGCTGGAGCAGCATTACTTGAAAAAGGAATAGATATTTTTAATCTTTCTTTTACTCCAGATATGAGACAAGTTCAAATAGTTGCACTATGTCTAATTATTACTCAAGAAATCGTTTACGTCCTATGTTTGCATGCTTTGGCTTATTGGATTTTTCCTAGACTCAAGTCGTCAATACCTGAACCACCCACTTTGCTAGAAAATTTAATTTCTCTAGAATCTAACTGATTAAAGATGACAGGAAACGACTACGTTTTGTTGACGTCAGGAATATTGGCTTTTGGAGAAGGTCTTCATGAGCAAAATGTTGAAGAAATTGTTCAAAGATGGCATGAAAATATTACGAATATGGCTTTCTTTTTAATTCTTGCCGGATCGCAAACCGCAGAGATTGAGGGAATTTCTGCTGCTGGTTCTACTGCTGTTTCTAGACGTTATACCGCTGTTGCAGATGCTGAACTTTTATTAAGAGGACCTAATCTTGCGCAAAGATGGCCTTTGCCTCCTTTGCCCGCAGGGGTCTCTCCCGCATTAATTAGTTACGTTGCTTCAAGTTTCTTAGAAATTAAACCAACAATAATATCGTCAGGACTGCTACAAACGCCACCCTTTACTCATGTTTCCCTAGAGTCACCAGATATGGGACCTGCTAGATGCTTGAGTTCAGGAAATGCAATGGAAAGAACCAGGGTTAAACTTTTATTCGAGGGTGGTTTTAAGATAGGTAAGAAATTAAAAAAATCTCTTTTGCTCACAGAGTGTGTTCCTGGAGGTACATCTACAGCTTTTGCCGTTCTCTCTGGGTTAGGAATAAACGTTAATGGTCTTATAAGCGGAAGTCATAGAAATCCACCTTCAGAATTAAAAATAAAATTAGTTAAAAAAGGACTTGATGCCGCGAAATTAAAGAAAAATCCCGCTTCTTTTGATCTAATGGCTGCTGTTGGTGATCCATTTCAGCCAATTGCAGTTGGTCTTTTAATGGGTGCTAGAGAATCTGGCCAGGAGATTTTATTAGGAGGAGGTTGTCAAATGTTGGCAGTATTGGCTTTGGCATTAAATGAAATTGAACCTGCGTCACGCCCTGAATTCGTTGGTAAAGTTTTAATAGGAACAACATCATGGTTAGTTGATGAATCACTTTCTTCTGCGGAAAATAGAAATTCTTTTATTCATTTAATGAATCATGTTGCTAATCATTTTAAAGTAAATATCCTAGGTCTCGCTAGTGGATATAGATTTAATGATAGTAATCAAAAGGTTTTGCGAGATTATGAGATTGGTTACGTCAAAGAGGGTGTTGGTGCTGGTGCATTATCGTTATTAGCTCAAATTAAGGGATTGACTCAGAAAGAAATGATTCAAAGATGTGATATTGAGGTTAGTAATCTATTTAAGATTAATAATAAAAAAACCTTTCAAGAATTCTAATTAATATGAATACTAATACGCTTGGAAGGAGAGAATTCATCAAATATGGATTGATTTCCTCTTTGTTTTTACTATCAGGGTGCTCAACGTCTCAAAAAAAATTAGCTTTGAGAGGAGTTACCAATAGTTTCCCAAGTGAATTTGTTAATAGTTTGTCTACTGGTTGGGAATTTTTCCCTATAAAAGATATTGAGTTCAACAAATTTCCCTATAACTCTGCACTTAAAGAAAAAACAGATTTATTAGTCTTAAATGATGGTTGGATTTCTGGTCTACCTGTTAATTCACTTCAAGAAATTAAAGCAAACAATATTAGAAATAATTTCAGCAAGCAGACTAGTTCTTTTCTCAATGGATTAGGAAAGGACTATGAGAAAAAGATTTTACCTTTAGCTGTTAGTCCTTGGGTGATACTTTTTAGAAATGAAGACTCTCTCGCTCTTAGCAATAAGAATTCTTGGGAAGTTGTTTTTTCGAGTTCACTTACAAATCAAATAGTTTTTCCTAAAAGTCCTTATCTTCTGATTTCCATAGCACAAAAAATAGATTTATTTAATGATTTCTCAAAAATCAAGGGTCAAGCCAAGTCATTTGATGACATGAATGCTTTAAATTGGGTTCTTTCAGGTAGAGCCAATGCAGCAGTTTTACCTTTATCTAGCTGTGTTGATAGCCTTGTCAAAGACCCTCGCTTGTCTGTTCTTTTACCCCAAGAGGGTAGCCCACTGAATTGGACAGTACTTGCTTCACCTTCCCTCTCTCCAGGGTCTTTCCCTACTGATTGGTTTGATATTTTATGGGGCGCTATTTATTTGAGACGTGTAATAAGTAAAGGTTTTTTGCCCCCAACAAATTTCTTAGACTTAAGGAGGAAAAATATAAATGTCCCCAAAAAGTATCAATCTATCTTTCTTCCTGAAGAAAGTGTTTGGAATAAATGTTGGTCATTACCAATTCTAAGTTTTCAGGAAAAAAAAGATTTGGCTTTAAATTGGAATAATTCATAATTGAACTATCTTTGAAATTAGAAAACCTTTTCAGAGACATTTTCAAATACCATAACTAACATTCTAAAAGTTGTAGGCTCAATAATGTTTACTGGTTTAATTCAGTCTATTGGCACGATCAAGAAAAATAATTTGGGGGTAATTGTTGATGGATGTAAGCCTTTTTCTCCGTTAAAACTTGGAGATAGCGTTTCTGTTGATGGAGTTTGTCTAACAGTGTCTGAATTAATGAATGATTCTTTTTTCTCTAATATAAGTGAAGAGACTCTTAAGAGAACAAATCTTGCAGAAAAAGCTCAGAAAAATGAATATGTAAATCTTGAGCCAGCATTACGTCTGTCTGATCGATTAGGTGGACATATTGTAAGTGGACACATAGACGGGTTAGGTGAAGTTGTTTCAATCGAAAATTTGAGAAACTCTTGGAATTTGAGAGTATCTTGGGATGATTTAAACTTCTGCAGATATATGTGCGATAAGGCGAGTATTAGCCTAAATGGAATAAGTCTTACTATTGCTGAGATCTATGTTGATGGATGTGAATTTTCAGTAGCAGTAATACCTCACACTTGGTCAAATACATGCTTGAAGTTTTTGACAATTGGAGAAAAGGTTAATTTGGAAGTTGACTTGATGGCTAAGTACGCAGAAAAACTTCTAAATGTAAATAATAATGATGCCCCTTCTAAACAAAGCCCAGTAATTAATAATCAGTGGCTAAGTGAGCAAGGTTGGTATTAGTAATTTTATGTTTAATTTATATAATTTCTTTTGAGGAATTTATTATTTCTTGAGTGGTAATAAACTTATCGCTCCTGACTCTTTTCGTACATCAATACGAAATTCCTGTCCAGGTTCAAGCCCTAATTTTTTTGTATAGGCATGTCCAATAAGAAGATTGCCATTGCCATGAACCTTAGTTCGGAATTCCGCTTGCCTTCCTCTTGAAGATCTATTTCCTGCTCTTCCAGGACCATTTGAACGAAGTTTATAACCCTTTGCCTCAACTAGAGCACGATAGAAACTTTTACGTAAAACTCTTCCGCTTGGCCCAACGTAACCACAACCTTTAGCTATTTCGTCTTCTGGACGGGTGCTCAAAGATCTTGCTTTGTCTAGGAGTTCTTTTCCAACAAGCATTTCAGACTGTTTTAATTAACTGAATTCTGACCAATAAGTGGAATTGTGGCAACAAATTAATTGAAAGTTTCTTGCTTAGTATCAATATTTACCTCTCAAAGCAGGTAAAGGATGATGAATAAAACGACCCAAATACCATCTACGAAATGCCAATAAAGTTCTACGGCCTCAAATGGAAACTTGTTTTGATTATTCACTCGACCAGATGGAACACGTGTTTGCCACCAAATAATCATTATCATTATTGATCCAAGCGTTACGTGAAGCCCATGAAAGCCAGTTAATGCATAAAAAGTACTTGCAAAAAGGTTGTCAGTTAATCCAAAAGGCAAAGTAAAGTACTCAAACATTTGACTGATTAAAAATGCCACTCCCAATGCACCTGTTATGAGAAGCCATTTTTGGCATTGTTTTGATTCATTCTTCTCTAGGAATTTGCCAGCACGATGAAAAGTAAAGCTACTAACCAAGAGCAAGATTGTATTTAAAGTTGGTAAAGGTAGTTCTAATTCGTAAATAGCATCAGGAGCAATGGGATTGACTGCTTTGAAAGTGAGATATGCCGCAAAAAAACCTGCAAAGGTCATCCCGTCTGCGATTAAAAAAGCTACTAAGCCAAACAAACGAAAATCTTCATGTTCTTCAGTTGAGAGGTCATTTCTGCTTTCTGAGGATTGCTCTTTTGGGACTATTGATGTCATCTGATTGCCTCCTGAGTCTCATTTGAATCTTTTTTTCCATAACCATAAGGTTCAAGAACGAGTGGTGCCTCTCCGTCCCAATTTTCAACAGGAGGAGGAGAACTTGTTAACCACTCAGGAGTTAGTGCATTCCAAGGGTTATCACCAGCTTCTTCACCGTATAGGGTGCTT encodes the following:
- a CDS encoding DUF2232 domain-containing protein, with product MTLDNKKFVKDRSLYRGPLSKRQALKIVESSYLAAATALIWIALYYLPIGGAFFRLALPLPLALLQIRRGVKTGIEGVTICVMLLTALMGPLRGPLVVFPYGLLSLWLGYCWGKGWNWWLSWSVGVSIGTMGFLVRVFVLSLLVGENLWVILTRAGAALLEKGIDIFNLSFTPDMRQVQIVALCLIITQEIVYVLCLHALAYWIFPRLKSSIPEPPTLLENLISLESN
- a CDS encoding nicotinate-nucleotide--dimethylbenzimidazole phosphoribosyltransferase, coding for MTGNDYVLLTSGILAFGEGLHEQNVEEIVQRWHENITNMAFFLILAGSQTAEIEGISAAGSTAVSRRYTAVADAELLLRGPNLAQRWPLPPLPAGVSPALISYVASSFLEIKPTIISSGLLQTPPFTHVSLESPDMGPARCLSSGNAMERTRVKLLFEGGFKIGKKLKKSLLLTECVPGGTSTAFAVLSGLGINVNGLISGSHRNPPSELKIKLVKKGLDAAKLKKNPASFDLMAAVGDPFQPIAVGLLMGARESGQEILLGGGCQMLAVLALALNEIEPASRPEFVGKVLIGTTSWLVDESLSSAENRNSFIHLMNHVANHFKVNILGLASGYRFNDSNQKVLRDYEIGYVKEGVGAGALSLLAQIKGLTQKEMIQRCDIEVSNLFKINNKKTFQEF
- a CDS encoding riboflavin synthase codes for the protein MFTGLIQSIGTIKKNNLGVIVDGCKPFSPLKLGDSVSVDGVCLTVSELMNDSFFSNISEETLKRTNLAEKAQKNEYVNLEPALRLSDRLGGHIVSGHIDGLGEVVSIENLRNSWNLRVSWDDLNFCRYMCDKASISLNGISLTIAEIYVDGCEFSVAVIPHTWSNTCLKFLTIGEKVNLEVDLMAKYAEKLLNVNNNDAPSKQSPVINNQWLSEQGWY
- a CDS encoding AbrB family transcriptional regulator, with translation MLVGKELLDKARSLSTRPEDEIAKGCGYVGPSGRVLRKSFYRALVEAKGYKLRSNGPGRAGNRSSRGRQAEFRTKVHGNGNLLIGHAYTKKLGLEPGQEFRIDVRKESGAISLLPLKK
- a CDS encoding heme-copper oxidase subunit III — translated: MTSIVPKEQSSESRNDLSTEEHEDFRLFGLVAFLIADGMTFAGFFAAYLTFKAVNPIAPDAIYELELPLPTLNTILLLVSSFTFHRAGKFLEKNESKQCQKWLLITGALGVAFLISQMFEYFTLPFGLTDNLFASTFYALTGFHGLHVTLGSIMIMIIWWQTRVPSGRVNNQNKFPFEAVELYWHFVDGIWVVLFIILYLL